A genomic stretch from Onychostoma macrolepis isolate SWU-2019 chromosome 02, ASM1243209v1, whole genome shotgun sequence includes:
- the LOC131552702 gene encoding C2 calcium-dependent domain-containing protein 4C, translated as MWLLEKIRGSVEGNVLRQGDSADKQSKATSYSNVLTPDKIPDFFIPPKLVCCPPEEETPEMKPKNGLHSSTSEQTICCKTPQGSPRSPRLINKLAGDTKNLLKAANRHIIQIESADDLVVGEVGDLNTNADPQSQTAMSLPYVPKAQTSYGFATLMESPHTRRKESLFHSDPTSPLTSPNTQRRSQGNHLNPSDCNVSHSNPYRYFSGGESDTCSSAESSPFNSPLLSRSASLLKMFTHETQAKVSRAKRSFARHSSLSTDECSSVETSPNIQRRLRCPPSPAFRGRKHGGNMDRFMQHTVNLHKGGTLRICTDYDIDAARLHVRVLAAEDLYDKQYDVKSINCCVALYLNPGKLQKQRSTIIKNSRNPVFNEDFYFDSLPVAQVKNLAIKMKVVNKGTSLKRDTLLGEREVPLKELLSGI; from the coding sequence ATGTGGCTGCTGGAAAAGATCCGTGGTTCAGTGGAGGGAAACGTTCTCCGGCAGGGAGACTCGGCTGACAAACAGAGCAAAGCCACCTCCTACAGCAACGTCCTCACCCCTGACAAGATTCCCGACTTCTTTATTCCGCCCAAATTGGTATGCTGCCCCCCAGAGGAGGAGACGCCGGAAATGAAGCCAAAAAACGGGCTCCATTCTTCCACGTCCGAGCAGACCATATGCTGCAAGACGCCACAGGGCAGTCCACGCAGCCCGCGCCTCATTAACAAGCTGGCTGGAGACACCAAGAACTTGCTCAAAGCTGCAAACCGCCACATCATCCAGATTGAGAGCGCAGATGACTTGGTGGTTGGGGAAGTGGGCGACCTCAACACAAACGCAGACCCCCAATCCCAGACGGCCATGTCCTTGCCCTACGTACCCAAAGCACAAACCTCCTATGGTTTTGCCACGCTCATGGAAAGTCCTCACACAAGACGTAAAGAGTCCCTCTTCCATAGCGACCCCACAAGTCCGCTCACCTCGCCCAACACCCAACGCAGGTCGCAGGGTAACCACTTAAACCCCAGCGACTGTAACGTGTCCCATTCCAACCCCTACCGGTACTTCAGCGGAGGGGAGAGCGACACTTGCTCCTCGGCTGAGTCCTCCCCATTCAACTCCCCTCTGTTGTCTCGTTCCGCATCCCTCCTCAAGATGTTCACCCACGAAACCCAAGCCAAAGTGTCCCGGGCCAAGCGCTCCTTCGCCCGGCACAGCTCTCTCTCCACCGACGAGTGCAGCTCTGTGGAGACCAGCCCAAACATTCAGAGGCGCTTACGTTGCCCTCCTTCTCCGGCATTCCGAGGACGGAAACACGGAGGCAACATGGATCGCTTCATGCAGCACACCGTCAACCTCCACAAAGGAGGAACTCTCCGCATCTGCACAGACTACGATATCGACGCTGCCAGGCTTCACGTCCGCGTGCTAGCGGCTGAGGATCTCTACGATAAGCAGTACGATGTGAAGAGCATCAACTGTTGCGTGGCTCTGTACCTGAACCCGGGAAAGCTCCAGAAACAGCGAAGCACCATTATCAAGAACAGCCGCAACCCTGTCTTCAACGAGGACTTCTACTTTGACTCCCTTCCGGTTGCACAGGTGAAAAACCTCGCCATCAAGATGAAGGTAGTCAACAAAGGCACCAGTCTGAAGAGAGATACCCTATTGGGAGAGAGGGAGGTACCCCTGAAGGAGTTGCTTTCTGGGATCTAG